A region of Pseudomonas marginalis DNA encodes the following proteins:
- a CDS encoding methyl-accepting chemotaxis protein, protein MVNSDEQANRTNSVAAAINELGAAAQEIARNAAQASNQASDARQLAEDGQQVVERNIKAMTQLSAMISASSSNIEALNSKTVNIGQILEVITSISQQTNLLALNAAIEAARAGEAGRGFAVVADEVRNLAHRTQESAQQVQKMIEELQIGARDSVSTMSDSQRHSHDSVEIANLAGERLNSVTQRIGEIDGMNQSVATATEEQTSVVESINMDITEINTLNQEGVENLQSTLRACADLEQQAARLKQLVGSFRI, encoded by the coding sequence ATGGTCAATTCCGACGAACAGGCCAACCGTACCAACAGCGTTGCCGCCGCGATCAACGAACTGGGCGCCGCCGCACAGGAAATCGCGCGTAACGCCGCACAAGCCTCCAACCAGGCCAGTGACGCACGGCAATTGGCCGAAGACGGTCAACAGGTAGTTGAACGCAATATCAAGGCGATGACTCAGCTGTCTGCAATGATCAGTGCCTCAAGCAGCAATATCGAAGCACTTAACAGCAAGACGGTGAATATCGGCCAGATTCTTGAGGTAATCACCAGTATTTCCCAGCAAACCAACCTGCTGGCACTGAATGCCGCCATCGAAGCCGCACGCGCCGGGGAAGCCGGGCGCGGGTTTGCGGTGGTCGCCGATGAAGTGCGCAACCTGGCCCATCGCACCCAGGAGTCGGCACAGCAGGTACAAAAGATGATCGAGGAACTGCAAATCGGTGCCCGTGACTCGGTCAGCACCATGAGCGACAGCCAGCGCCACAGTCATGACAGCGTGGAAATCGCCAACCTGGCCGGCGAACGCTTGAACAGCGTGACCCAGCGCATTGGCGAGATCGACGGCATGAACCAGTCGGTGGCCACCGCGACCGAAGAGCAGACCTCGGTCGTGGAGTCGATCAACATGGACATCACCGAGATCAACACCCTCAATCAGGAAGGCGTGGAAAACCTGCAATCGACGCTGCGCGCCTGCGCCGACCTGGAACAGCAGGCGGCACGGTTGAAACAGCTGGTGGGCAGCTTCCGGATCTGA
- a CDS encoding glycosyltransferase family 4 protein: MFIVHIADITMFYAPTSGGVRTYLDAKHRRLGLKPGIRHSLLIPGAQWSNQDGIFKVPAPALPFGKGYRFPLRLAPWRNVLHDLQPDLIEVGDPYLTAWAALDARRQLDVPVIGFYHSDLPLLVSNRMGSWFAPNVEAYVSKLYGSFDRVLAPSQVMADKLMGLGVKNVFVQPLGVDLQTFTPDARDPGLRAELGIGADTRLLIFAGRGSKEKNLPILLRCMKRLGDGYHLVLVGSGMPTSVPANVTVIEGFRPAQHVARLMASADALLHGGDQETFGLVILEAMACGIPVIAVAAGAFTEIVDERCGLLCAPNNPRAMADTVRELFNLGSRRLGAQARRHVEQHYAWYTVVDSLLGHYHAVLGSHKPMPSHA; encoded by the coding sequence ATGTTCATCGTGCATATCGCTGACATAACCATGTTCTACGCCCCGACAAGCGGCGGCGTGCGCACTTACCTGGACGCCAAGCACCGACGCCTGGGGCTCAAGCCCGGCATTCGCCATAGCCTGTTGATTCCTGGCGCGCAATGGAGCAACCAGGATGGCATCTTCAAGGTACCGGCTCCCGCGCTGCCCTTCGGCAAAGGCTACCGCTTCCCCCTTCGCCTCGCCCCTTGGCGAAATGTCCTGCACGATTTACAGCCCGATCTGATCGAGGTAGGTGATCCCTATCTCACCGCCTGGGCCGCGCTGGATGCCCGGCGCCAGCTGGATGTGCCGGTGATCGGCTTTTACCACTCCGACTTACCGCTACTGGTGAGCAACCGCATGGGGTCTTGGTTTGCCCCGAACGTTGAAGCCTATGTCAGCAAACTCTATGGAAGTTTCGACCGAGTACTGGCGCCCAGCCAGGTAATGGCCGACAAGCTCATGGGGCTCGGCGTGAAGAATGTGTTCGTCCAACCACTGGGCGTCGACCTGCAAACCTTTACCCCTGACGCCCGCGACCCAGGCCTGCGCGCCGAGCTGGGGATCGGCGCAGACACCCGCCTGCTGATCTTTGCGGGGCGCGGTTCCAAGGAAAAAAACCTGCCGATCCTGCTTCGCTGCATGAAACGGCTGGGGGACGGCTATCACTTGGTGCTGGTGGGCTCCGGCATGCCGACCAGCGTGCCGGCCAATGTCACCGTCATCGAGGGGTTTCGCCCGGCACAGCATGTCGCCCGGCTGATGGCCAGTGCCGATGCCTTGCTGCATGGCGGCGACCAGGAAACCTTTGGCCTGGTCATCCTCGAAGCCATGGCTTGCGGCATACCGGTAATCGCGGTGGCGGCTGGCGCGTTCACGGAGATAGTCGACGAACGCTGCGGCCTGCTGTGCGCGCCAAACAATCCAAGGGCGATGGCCGATACGGTGCGCGAGCTGTTCAACCTCGGCAGCAGGCGCCTGGGCGCTCAGGCTCGGCGTCATGTAGAACAACATTACGCCTGGTATACGGTGGTCGACAGCCTGCTCGGCCACTACCACGCGGTACTGGGCAGTCACAAGCCGATGCCTTCCCATGCATGA
- the sbcB gene encoding exodeoxyribonuclease I, whose amino-acid sequence MTSIFWYDYETTGINPRSDRPLQVAGIRTDLDLNEVGPPVNLYCKPSDDILPHPAACAITGITPVTLAEKGLAEADFMTRVHAELAAPGTCGAGYNTLRFDDEMTRYSLYRNFFDPYAREWQGGNSRWDLIDVVRTAYALRPEGIEWPQQDGRVTLKLERLTAANGIDHGQAHDALSDVRATIALARLVREKQPKLYDWLFQLRSKQRVMDQVRLLQPMVHISGRFSAERHYLGVVLPLAWHPRNRNALIVCDLGLDPQGLLDLDAAALRQRLYTRREDLAEGELPVPLKLVHINRCPVVAPLNVLRAEDRERLQLDMDICQARALRLTDAQALWRDKLAVIYAEEDFAPSSDPEQQLYEGFIGDRDRRLCEQVRAAEPAQLASQQWPFDDHRLPELLFRYRARNFPDTLNSEELQRWKLFCQQRLANPEFGAPNTLEAFNHARQELAVSATPFQQQVLEQWQRYADSLAARVNR is encoded by the coding sequence GTGACCTCCATTTTCTGGTACGACTATGAAACCACCGGCATCAACCCGCGCAGCGATCGCCCACTGCAGGTTGCCGGCATTCGTACGGACCTCGATCTCAACGAGGTCGGCCCGCCGGTCAATCTTTACTGCAAGCCCAGCGACGACATCCTGCCCCATCCCGCCGCCTGTGCCATTACCGGCATCACCCCTGTAACACTGGCGGAAAAAGGCCTGGCCGAGGCCGATTTCATGACCCGTGTACATGCCGAACTGGCGGCCCCGGGGACGTGCGGCGCAGGTTACAACACCTTGCGGTTTGACGACGAAATGACGCGCTACAGCCTGTATCGCAATTTTTTCGACCCCTACGCGCGGGAGTGGCAGGGCGGTAACAGCCGCTGGGACCTGATCGACGTGGTTCGCACTGCCTACGCCCTGCGCCCGGAAGGCATCGAGTGGCCCCAGCAGGACGGGCGCGTGACCCTCAAGCTTGAGCGCCTGACCGCCGCCAACGGGATTGACCACGGCCAGGCCCACGATGCGTTATCCGACGTGCGTGCCACCATCGCCCTGGCTCGCCTGGTGCGCGAGAAGCAGCCCAAGCTGTACGACTGGCTGTTTCAACTGCGCAGCAAGCAACGGGTGATGGACCAGGTGCGCTTGCTGCAACCCATGGTGCATATCTCCGGACGTTTTTCTGCCGAGCGTCATTACCTGGGGGTCGTGCTGCCCCTGGCCTGGCACCCGCGCAACCGCAATGCGCTGATTGTCTGCGACCTTGGGCTCGATCCCCAGGGGCTGCTGGACCTGGATGCCGCTGCCTTGCGCCAACGCCTGTACACCCGTCGTGAGGACCTTGCCGAGGGCGAGCTGCCGGTGCCGCTCAAGTTGGTGCATATCAACCGTTGCCCCGTGGTCGCGCCCTTGAACGTACTGCGGGCCGAGGATCGTGAACGCCTGCAATTGGATATGGATATTTGCCAGGCGCGGGCGCTGCGGCTAACTGACGCACAGGCACTTTGGCGCGATAAGTTGGCAGTCATTTACGCCGAGGAAGATTTTGCACCGAGTTCAGACCCGGAACAGCAGCTTTACGAGGGTTTTATCGGGGATCGTGATCGACGCTTATGCGAGCAAGTCCGGGCGGCTGAGCCTGCGCAATTAGCCAGCCAGCAGTGGCCTTTTGATGATCACCGTTTGCCTGAATTATTGTTTCGCTACCGGGCGCGTAACTTCCCCGATACGCTGAACAGCGAGGAGCTACAACGCTGGAAACTTTTCTGTCAGCAACGTTTGGCAAATCCTGAATTCGGTGCGCCGAATACCTTGGAGGCATTTAATCACGCTCGGCAGGAGTTGGCCGTTAGTGCGACGCCGTTTCAGCAGCAGGTGCTGGAGCAATGGCAGAGATATGCTGACTCTTTAGCCGCTCGTGTGAATCGGTAA
- the purU gene encoding formyltetrahydrofolate deformylase, with protein sequence MRTFRLVIACPDRVGIVAKVSNFLASHNGWITEASHHSDNLSGWFFMRHEIRADTLPFGLEAFREAFAPIAEEFSMTWHITDTEQKKRVVLMASRESHCLADLLHRWHSDELDCEIACVISNHDDLRSMVEWHGIPYYHVPVNPQDKEPAFAEVSRLVKQHEADVVVLARYMQILPPELCREYAGKVINIHHSFLPSFVGAKPYHQASLRGVKLIGATCHYVTEELDAGPIIEQDVVRVSHSDSIEDMVRFGRDVEKMVLARGLRYHLEDRVLVHGNKTVVF encoded by the coding sequence ATGCGCACTTTTCGGCTGGTGATTGCTTGCCCGGACCGGGTCGGCATCGTTGCCAAAGTCAGTAACTTTCTGGCCTCCCACAACGGCTGGATCACCGAGGCGAGCCATCACTCGGACAACCTCAGCGGTTGGTTCTTCATGCGTCACGAAATCCGTGCCGACACGCTGCCCTTTGGTCTTGAAGCGTTCCGCGAGGCATTTGCGCCCATCGCAGAAGAGTTTTCGATGACCTGGCACATCACCGACACCGAGCAGAAAAAGCGCGTGGTGTTGATGGCCAGCCGCGAATCCCACTGCCTGGCCGACTTGCTGCACCGCTGGCACAGCGACGAGCTGGACTGCGAGATCGCGTGCGTGATCTCCAACCATGACGACCTGCGCAGCATGGTCGAGTGGCATGGCATTCCCTATTACCATGTGCCGGTCAACCCGCAGGACAAGGAGCCGGCATTCGCCGAGGTCTCTCGCCTGGTCAAGCAGCATGAGGCCGACGTGGTTGTGCTGGCGCGCTACATGCAAATCCTGCCGCCTGAGCTGTGCCGCGAATACGCAGGCAAGGTGATCAACATTCACCACAGCTTCCTGCCTTCGTTCGTGGGGGCCAAGCCTTACCACCAGGCTTCCCTGCGTGGCGTGAAGTTGATTGGCGCAACCTGCCATTACGTCACTGAAGAGCTTGATGCCGGTCCGATCATCGAGCAGGACGTGGTGCGTGTCAGCCACAGTGACAGCATTGAGGACATGGTGCGGTTTGGCCGTGATGTCGAGAAGATGGTGCTGGCCCGTGGCCTGCGCTATCACTTGGAAGACCGCGTGCTGGTGCACGGCAACAAGACGGTCGTATTCTGA
- the mvaT gene encoding histone-like nucleoid-structuring protein MvaT, protein MSLINEYRATEEAIKELQARLKNLSQDDKLKTELEFEGKLRTLMGEYSKSLRDIIALLDPESKVKAPRGAVKTTGTKRARKVKQYKNPHNGEVIETKGGNHKTLKEWKAKWGGDVVEGWATLLG, encoded by the coding sequence ATGTCTCTGATCAACGAATACCGTGCCACCGAAGAAGCTATCAAAGAGCTGCAAGCTCGTTTGAAGAACCTGTCCCAAGATGACAAACTGAAAACCGAGCTGGAATTCGAAGGCAAACTGCGCACCCTCATGGGTGAATACTCCAAATCCCTGCGTGACATCATCGCGCTGCTGGATCCAGAGTCGAAAGTTAAAGCACCCCGTGGCGCCGTGAAAACTACCGGTACCAAGCGTGCTCGCAAGGTCAAGCAATACAAGAACCCGCACAACGGCGAAGTGATTGAAACCAAAGGCGGTAACCACAAAACCCTGAAAGAGTGGAAAGCCAAGTGGGGCGGTGACGTGGTTGAAGGCTGGGCTACCCTGCTGGGCTAA
- a CDS encoding helicase HerA-like domain-containing protein: protein MPDSTQLLIGAGLDGQPIAQAMRLANRHGLIAGATGTGKTVTLQRLAEAFSDAGVAVFAADIKGDLCGLGAAANPQGKVAERIAGMPFLNYTAKAYPVTLWDIHGQSGHPLRTTISEMGPLLLGSLLELTDSQQSALYAAFKVADREGLLLLDLKDLKALLNHLRYHPELLGEDAALMTTGSSQALLRRLAVLEQQGAEALFGEPALQLEDILQPTREGRGRIHLLDASRLVHEAPKVYATFLLWLLAELFEQLPERGDADKPLLALFFDEAHLLFADTPKALQERLEQVVRLIRSKGVGVYFVTQSPGDLPDSVLAQLGLRIQHGLRAFTTKEQKSLRAVADGFRPNPAFDALSVLTELGTGEALVGTLQEKGTPEVVQRVLVAPPQSRIGPLSSAERAALVASSPLQGRYDKPIDRESAYEVLMARKALGPTEEARQADEEPSFTDKAGAFLGTTAGKALKSAMQQAANQMGRQLVRGLLGSLLGGSKRK, encoded by the coding sequence ATGCCTGACTCCACGCAACTCCTTATCGGTGCCGGTCTTGACGGCCAGCCCATTGCCCAGGCCATGCGCCTGGCCAACCGTCACGGTTTGATCGCCGGCGCCACGGGCACAGGCAAGACGGTCACGTTGCAACGTCTGGCCGAAGCGTTCAGTGATGCGGGCGTCGCGGTATTTGCCGCAGATATCAAAGGTGACCTCTGTGGCCTGGGTGCCGCCGCCAACCCTCAGGGCAAAGTCGCAGAGCGCATCGCCGGCATGCCGTTCCTTAATTACACGGCCAAGGCGTATCCCGTCACGCTGTGGGATATCCACGGGCAGTCCGGTCATCCATTGCGCACCACCATCAGCGAAATGGGGCCGTTGTTGCTCGGCAGTTTGCTGGAGCTCACGGACAGCCAGCAGTCGGCCCTTTACGCGGCGTTCAAGGTGGCGGATCGCGAAGGCCTGTTGCTGCTGGATCTCAAGGACCTCAAGGCCCTGCTCAACCACCTGCGTTATCACCCGGAGTTGCTCGGCGAGGATGCGGCGCTGATGACCACCGGCTCCAGCCAGGCGCTGTTGCGGCGTCTGGCAGTATTGGAGCAGCAGGGCGCCGAGGCGTTGTTTGGCGAGCCGGCCCTGCAGCTTGAAGACATCTTGCAGCCCACCCGCGAGGGACGCGGGCGTATCCATCTGCTGGACGCCAGCCGCCTGGTGCATGAAGCGCCGAAGGTGTACGCGACCTTCCTGTTGTGGTTGTTGGCGGAATTGTTCGAGCAACTGCCCGAGCGCGGCGACGCCGACAAACCGTTGCTCGCGCTGTTTTTCGACGAGGCGCATTTGTTGTTTGCCGACACGCCCAAGGCTTTGCAAGAGCGCTTGGAACAAGTGGTGCGGCTGATCCGTTCCAAGGGCGTGGGGGTGTATTTCGTCACCCAATCGCCGGGCGACCTGCCGGACTCCGTGCTGGCGCAACTGGGTTTGCGCATCCAGCATGGCCTGCGGGCGTTCACCACGAAAGAACAGAAATCCTTGCGAGCGGTTGCAGACGGGTTCCGGCCGAACCCGGCGTTTGATGCGTTATCGGTGTTGACCGAGCTGGGCACGGGTGAGGCATTGGTGGGCACCTTGCAGGAAAAAGGTACGCCGGAAGTCGTCCAACGCGTACTGGTCGCGCCGCCGCAATCGCGAATCGGGCCGCTCAGTTCGGCTGAACGCGCTGCATTGGTGGCCAGTTCGCCCTTGCAGGGGCGCTATGACAAGCCGATTGATCGCGAGTCGGCCTATGAAGTGTTGATGGCGCGCAAGGCGCTTGGACCGACCGAAGAGGCCAGGCAGGCCGACGAGGAGCCCAGTTTCACTGACAAGGCCGGGGCGTTTCTGGGAACCACCGCAGGCAAGGCGCTGAAATCCGCGATGCAGCAGGCCGCCAATCAGATGGGGCGCCAACTGGTGCGTGGTTTGCTGGGGTCTTTGCTGGGCGGCAGTAAGCGCAAGTAG
- a CDS encoding DUF721 domain-containing protein yields the protein MAFRPLTARAPSVLLREAKPLKAIFGHAQRLGHLQRLLESQLQPAAREHCHVASWREGNLLLIVTDGHWATRLRYQQKRLQRQLMAFDEFASLTRIQFKVQPPTVQQGAAGHTMDLSETAAETIQATADGISDPGLRAALERLAAHGKPKP from the coding sequence ATGGCATTTCGCCCTCTTACAGCCCGCGCGCCCAGCGTGTTGCTTCGCGAAGCCAAGCCGTTGAAAGCCATCTTTGGCCATGCGCAACGCTTGGGCCATTTGCAACGCCTGCTCGAAAGCCAACTTCAACCGGCCGCCCGTGAGCATTGCCACGTGGCGTCCTGGCGTGAAGGCAACCTGTTGCTGATTGTCACAGATGGTCACTGGGCGACCCGCCTGCGCTATCAGCAAAAACGCCTGCAGCGTCAATTGATGGCATTCGATGAGTTCGCCAGCTTGACGCGCATCCAGTTCAAGGTGCAGCCGCCGACCGTGCAGCAAGGCGCGGCGGGCCACACGATGGACTTGTCGGAGACGGCGGCCGAGACGATTCAGGCCACGGCCGACGGCATCAGCGATCCAGGCTTGCGCGCGGCACTTGAGCGGCTGGCCGCCCATGGCAAGCCCAAACCTTGA